The DNA segment CGGAACAGAGCATGCTGTTACAACACTCTGGGGCAGCACAGAGACTATGGTAATGTATGGTTCATCTACGGATCTTTGGGATACTGCCTGGACAGAGGCAGACATCAACAATCCCAACTTCGGTGTTGCCATATCAGCAAAAGGTAGTGGCACACAGGGAACGGATACAGCATCCATAGACAATGTGATGATCACTGTGTACTATACGCATTGAAAGTGGTAAATGTAACTATACCGGAGGGAACGACGGCGAAGCACAACGCAGCCGGAAGCTATGCGAGTTCCACTGCAGTGTCTTGGAGCGGAACAACCAGTTCCCGGTCCGGTTTGGTGGTCGTTTCCCTGCAGCCGTAGAATCGATAGCCGAGCAGGAAGGTGGCGCAAAGAGGAAAGGGGGGCGATTGGCCCCCCTTCTTTTCTTCAGATTTTTTCTTCTTGCTTTCCTGTTCATTTTGCTCTAAGGTCTAATCATAGATTCCCTTATAAATGTGACTAACAGGAAAGGTGGTAAAAGTATGACACTTAAAGATGTTAAGGAAAAAGCCCAAGATCATGGCATAAAGACCGGCAGGATGAAGAAGGACGAGATCATCCGGGCCATCCAGAGAGCAGAGGGTAACTTCGACTGTTTCGGTTCAGCCGGAGCAGGGCACTGCACTCAGCAGGAATGCCTCTGGCGGAAGGACTGCCTGAACTGCTGAAGGTCTGCAGGCCGCTTTGATTCCAAGTTCCTTCGCACGTTCTTCTATCAGCAGTTGCAGAGTATCCTTGCAGTTCTGGGAGAAATGCATGCCCGCCGGCCCCTTCATTTTTGCAGCTTGCAGCTGTTGATGCTGCAGTGCTTTCCGTCAGCCGAACGAGCCTGTTCCTATGGGGTCATTGAGCAGCCTTTGACGGAATGTCGCTTTCATTTGTTCACGTGATATAATACCCGAAATCAAAAAGCATGAAATGGGGCTGGATTGTCATTTTTCTGCTCCTTTCTTTGCAATATTGGGAGGATATATGCCTGAACTGAGAAAAGATCCCATTGTAGGCAGGTGGGTTATCATATCGATCGAGCGGGGGAAAAGACCGACGGATTTCCTTTCTGCTTCGCAGAGAAAAAAAGGCGGGTTCTGTCCTTTCTGTCCGGGCAATGAATATACGACACCGCCTGAGATCATGGCCTTCAGACCGCCCGGTTCTCCTGCCAATAGTCCTGACTGGACACTGCGGGTAATGCCTAACAAATTTCCTGCGCTCCAGATCTATGGCGACCTGAACAAATCAGGCGAAGGCATATTCGACAAGATGAACGGTGTCGGCGCCCATGAGGTCATTGTTGAATCTCCTGATCACAGCCACTCCCTTGCGACCATGTCGCAGAAGGCCGTGGAGGACGTTCTCTGGGCGGCATTTCTCAGATTATCTGACCTGAAAAAGGACCAACGGTTCAAATACGGACTGGTCTTCAAGAATGAGGGAGAGGTTGCCGGAGCATCGCTTGAACATACCCATACACAGCTCATCGCCCTTCCGATCGTGCCGAAGCTGGTCAAGGAAGAGCTTGACGCTGCACGTCAGCACTACGAGTTCAAGGAGCGTTGCATTTTCTGCGACGTTATCAGTCAGGAGCTGTCAGACGGAAAACGCGTTATCTACGAAAATGCCAAATATGTGGCGCTTGCGCCCTTTGCGCCCAGAGCGCCCTTTGAAACATGGATCCTGCCGAAGCGGCATGAGTCCACATTCAGCCCGGCTGACAAGAACTATGGCGATCTTGCCGAGATCCTCCAGCGGATCCTGCGCCAGATGGACAGGATTCTGGATGCGCCTCCGTACAATTTCGTTATCCACACGTCACCGTTCTATGATGAGGTGAATGACTATTACCACTGGCATATCGAGCTGGTGCCGAAGCTCACCAAAATCGCAGGCTTTGAATGGGGGTCGGGTTTTTATATCAATCCGACACCTCCTGAGGAATCGGCCAAGTTCATGCGTGAGGCCAGGATTTGAATATTCTCATTGCCTGTTCTGAGGCTGTGCCCTATGCAAAGACAGGGGGGCTTGCTGATGTAACAGGTGCCCTTGTCAGGGAGTTTCGCACGAGAAAGCATAAGGCATCGCTTATCCTTCCGCTGTACGCGTCGGTCAGGGAGAAGTTCAGTCTGCAGAAGACCGGGAAAACGATCAGGGTCCCTATGGGCAACTTTAGCCTTGAGGGTGCGATCTACACCACCGGGAAGAGTAAGGTGCCTGAGGCATATTTTATCGAATGCAATCAGCTTTTCGACAGGCCCGAGCTGTATGGGACAGCGTACGGCGAGTATGGGGATAATGCCGTCAGGTTCATCTTCTTCTGCCGCGCAGTATTCGAAACATGCATAGCCCTGGATATTCGTCCTGACATCATTCACTGCAATGACTGGCAGACTGGCCTGATACCGCTGTATCTCAGATCCCTTTACGCTCATCACCGGCAGTTCAGCAGTACCGCAACGCTTTTCACCGTGCATAACCTCGGGTATCAGGGCAATTTTGAGGCTGCCAATCTGGCTTTTACCGGACTGGGCTGGGACTATTTCGTGCCTGAGCGGCTTGAGTTCTACGGTACGCTCAGTCTGATGAAGGCAGGGCTGCTGTATGCTGATCTGCTCAATACGGTCAGCGAGACCTACAGCCGGGAGATCCTTGGTCCTGAACACGGAAGCAGCATGGACGGGCTGCTGCTCAAAAGAAGGCAGGACCTTTTCGGCGTCATCAATGGCATTGACGATCAGGAATGGGATCCGCAGCAGGATGCATTGCTCCCTTCACCATACAGTGTAAAGGACCTGAAGGGCAAGGCAGTATGCAGGGAACGGCTGATCGGGCTGGTCGGCTTTAAGAACCGGAGAGCTCCGATCGTCAGTATCGTGAGCAGGCTTTCATTTCAGAAGGGACTGGATATCGTAATTCAGGCGGTCGACGAACTTGTCAGGCTCGGAGCGAATCTCCTGGTGCTTGGCAGGGGAGAGGAGATCTACCAGTCTGCGCTGGCAGCCAAGGCTGAGGAGCACAGGGGAAAGGTCTATCTGAAGATCGGGTTCGAAGAAGCCTTTGCACATCTTATCTATGCCGGGTCTGATTTTTTTCTAATGCCCTCGCGGTATGAGCCGTGCGGCATTGGTCAGCTTATTGCCATGAAATACGGCACCATTCCGATCGTCAGAAAGACCGGCGGTCTTGCAGACACGGTGGATGACTATGATCATCTTGCCGGCAGAGGAACAGGGTTTCTCTTCGAGGAATACGCGTCACGTGCGTTGCTTGAGGCTTCCAAGAGGGCGTTCTGCGTTTATGCTGACAAAAAGAGGATGCAGGAGCTGATCCGCCGGGCCATGGAAGAGAATTTCTCCTGGGAGAAGGCCGCAGAAGCCTACCTTGACCTGTACCGCAGGGCAGGAGAAAAAAGGCCGGCATGACACTAAGAACCAGAATTACCGTCATGCTCTCAGTTTTCCTTGTCGCGATCGCGATCCTTGGTTTCGGAACGATCCTGATCTTTGAGAGCCTGAGCAGGCATCTGGGTACACTCAGAATGGTGAGCGCGGAAAGCAAAATGATCAGCGATCTTGACCGCAATATCGCTGATTTTGTCGAAGATGTAAGGGACTGGGGCCTTACCGGAGAGGTAAGATTCAAAAGGCAGTTTGCGAACCGTCTTGCTGATGTATACAAGGATTTTGGGACGCTCAGCGTCCAGGCCGAGCATCAGGAAGAGATCCTGAAGCTCTCCGATAAATTCTATGAGGTTCTCAGCCATGCAATAATCATCATTGATAAGCGGGAGCCTGTGGGAGATCCCGAGGTTGCCGTCCTGATCCGCAAAATGGAGACCCTCACCCTCGAAATAGTCTCAGGCATCGATATGATACAGGAAGCCACGGTAAAAGCAGTTGTTGACGTCGCACAGACGGGCGAAAAGACCAAGAGAAGAATGATCATATACCACTTTACTCTTATAGGACTGGTCTCCGTTATCGCATTTATCCTTATTATCAGCATCCGCAAGGCCATAGCATCTCCTTTCAACGAGCTGCTTAAGGCAACGGCCAAGATCAGCGCCGGAGACCTTTCCTACCGGATCAGGATGGACCGCTCTGATGAGTTCGGCGTTGTTGCTGCACGATTTGATGATATGGTGTCTGACCTTGAATCGTCGAGTACCAAACTGGGGCGAAAACTGAACGAGACAGAGCTGCTTCTTGACGTAGCGCGTATCGCCGGCGCTACGCTTGAAAGAAAAACGGTCTTTGCTCAAATGGCACAGATGCTTGCCGTAAAGCTTAACTACGGCACCTGTTCAATTTATATGCTTTCCCCTGAACAGAAGGTCTTTTACCGCGAAGCATCGAATGATCCCGGTGATGGAATTCATGAACTGCGCATCTCGCTGGGCAATCGCCTGGTGCAGCAGATCCTTGCATCTCATGAGCCGTTCACGATCAGATCTCTTTCAGAACTTTTAGCTGATGACAGCCATGCCGGTACAGATGAGAGCGGGCTGGTCATACCCATAACGCGCGATGAGAACTGCATCGGCCTGCTCGTCATCATGAACCGGAAGGAACATGTCTTTTCCGATGACGAGATCAACACCCTCCGGATCGTTTCCCTGAGTATCGGGTCTGTTATGCGGAATGCCGAGCTCTACGATGCGGCAAAGGTCCAGATCCTGAAAATGACCGTTCTCTTTGACATCAGCAGGGCGATAACGTCACTCCTGGATTCGGATCGGCTGTTGAGAAAGATCACCGAAGAGATGTCCCGACTGGTCTCTTCGCGGGGCTGCATCATCCGTCTGCTGGAGGGCGGCAAGCTGAAGATCAGGTCTTCCTATGGTCTGCAGAAGGAGCTTGAGCCGCAGCTCGAATTGGCCCTTGGCGAGGGCATTGCAGGATGGGTCGCAGAACATAATGAAGCGATGCTTGTTGAGGATGCAAAGAATATATCGGTAAATATGAAAATACCGGGTATCGATATCAAGACAGCCATATGCGTTCCTCTGAAAGTGGGCAGTACCGTGATCGGCACCCTCAGTCTTTATGACAAGGTTGACAGCGAGGGAAGGCAGATCCCCTTCACAGCCGATGATCTGAACACGGTAGAAGGCTTTGCCTCCATAGCATCCATCGCCATAGAAAAGGCAAGAATATTTGAGAATGAAATAGAACGGCAGAAGCATGTGCTTGAAGAAAAAAAGCGGCTTAACATACTGTTCGACAGTGTTCAGGGCGGGATCATCACGCTTGACAGGGATTTTACGGTCACCTCGGCAAACAGATTTGTTGAGGAGTGGATAGGTCTTTCGGGTGATGATCTTGTCGGCAAGGACAGTCAGCAGATATTCCACGATAAAATAGGCATCTGTCCTCACTGTGCAGCGAAGGCCACCTTTGAGACGGGCGAGATCAATACCATTACGCAGTCGCGAAATGTCAATTATGCAGAGCTTACGGCATATCCCATACGCAACGAAGCGGGTGAAGTAGGCGAGTGTGTTGTATTTATCATGGATATCACCGAGAGGATCCTGTATCAGGAGGAGACGCTGAGCCTGTACCGTGAGGTGATCCAGACCAAGGAATACCTTGAGAGCATCATTGACAACTCTGCTGATGCTATCGTTACCAGTGATCTTGCAGGACTGGTAACCTCATGGAATGTCGGCGCTGAGAGGACCTTTGGCTTTTCCGGGCAGGAGGTGATGGGCAAGTTTCTGCCTTTCGTGCCTGATTTTATGGTCGAAAAAGAAAAAGACCATATCGAGAAACTGAAGCAGGGAGAAGTGCTCAAGGATATAGAAACACTGAGGAAGAGAAAGGACGGGGCTGTTATCGAGGTCAGCCTGACCCTTTCACCGATCAAGGATGCTGCGGGAGAGGTGATCGGTATCTGCGGCATATCACGGGACATCTCTGAGAAGAAGCGGGTAGAAAAGGAACTGATCAGGAGAAATCAGGAGATGTCGCGGCTCTTCTTCATCTCCACGGCGATGCGCAGCACGCTTGAACTCGACAAGCTTCTTAGGATGGTCCTGACTGCGGTGACCATGAGCGACGGCATGGGATTCAACCGGGCCATTCTGTTCCTTGTCGACGATCAGAAGAACGTGATCAAAGGCGTTATGGGGGTAGGGCCTGCTACGCCGGAGGAGGCCTGGAAGGTCTGGGACGATCTCTCGCTTAAGCACAAGACGCTGGATGAGATCATGCAGGATATTATTGCGAGTCCTGTGCGCAGGGACTCGTTCCTGGAGCGCCTTAGCCTGGGTATTGAATTATCTCTTGAGGAAAACACCATACTGACGCGTTCCGTGAAGGACAAGCTGCCGTTCAATGTGCTTGATGTGAAGCAGGAAGCACTTGCGGATCCTGTTCTTATTCAGCAGTTGGGAACCCAGGCGTATGCTGTGGTCCCGCTCATCTCCCGCGATAAGGTAATCGGCCTGATCTGGGTCGACAACTACTTCAACCGAAAAGCGGTTACCAACGAGGACATGCAGTTCCTTGCGAGTTTTTCGAACCAGATCGCATCCGCCATTGAGAGTGCCCGTCTTTACGAGCAGATGACCCTTGCCGAGCAGCAGCTTGAGAATATCTTTGAATCCATGTCCGACATGGTCTATTTCAACAGCAACGATTATGTGATTAAGAGGGTTAACAAGGCCGTAATGAACAGGCTGGGGCTCCCTGCTGAACAGATCCTCGGCAGGAAGTGTTATGAGCTGTTCCATGGAACGAATGAACCCCTTGGGAAGTGCCCCCATCATAAGACCGTGAACACCATGAAGGCCTATGTAGAGGAACTCGATGAGCCGCACCTTGGCGGAACATTCCTTACCTCAAGTTCTCCTATCTTTGATACGAGCGGCGAGTTCATCGGCTCCGTGCACGTTGTCCGTGATATTTCCGAGCTGAAGCAGCTGCAGAAAAAAGTGGGCATGTCGGAAAAAATGGCAGCGCTGGGCGAGGTTGCTGCCAGGGTTGCTCATGAGATCAGGAACCCTCTGGTCTCTGTCGGAGGGTTTGCGAAGCGGCTGGAGAAAAAGCTTGACGGAAACCTCAAAGAGTATGCCGGGATCATTGTTAAGGAGGTATCACGCCTTGAAGGCATTCTCCGGGAGATCCTCGGTTATGTGAAAGAGGTGAGACTTGCCCGGGAGCAGGTGAACATGAATGATATCGTCGAGGAGATCGTCCGCCTGATGCAGTCAGATATTAATGAGCGCGGGATCGTGCTGCAGAAGGAGTATCAGCCTGTGCCGGATGTCTTCGTTGATCCGGACAGGACCAAGGAAGCGATTGTGAACATTATCAACAATGCAATTCAGGCCCTCCAGGGCACGGGAACGATATCCGTGAAGACCTATGCTGAGGCAGATGATGTTGTCCTTGAGGTGCGCGACACGGGCAGGGGCATACCCGCAGCCGACATGAACTCCATCTTTAACCCTTTCTTTACGACAAAGGCGTCAGGCACCGGTCTCGGACTGGCGATTACGCACAAGATCATCCAGGAACATAATGGACGGATAGAGGTTGAGAGCGAAGTTGATCACGGTACTGTTTTTAGAGTTTATATACCGACAAAGGAGGCAGAAGCATGAAAATTCTTATTGTTGATGATGACCTGAGCATCCTCAGACTCTACCAGGAGGAACTTGAGGAGGAGGGATACCAGATCGTCACTGCCGCAACCGGCAAGGAAGGTCTGGCAAAATTCGAGGCAGAGGAGTTCGATCTGGTGACGCTCGATATTCACCTCCCCGATATTGACGGCATCAAACTGCTCAGGCAGATGAAGGAGAAGAAGCCGAGAATGCCGATCATTATGTCGACGGCCTATGATTACCGCGATGATTTTTCGGTCTGGGCATCAGAGGCATACCTTGTCAAGTCTGCGGACCTTACCGAGATGAAGGCGACGATCAAGAAACTCGCAGGAAAGGAATAACGGCATTGATCCTAAGACCATCACTGCCGGCATACGGCGGCTATAGTTTAGCGCGGGACGAGAAGGTCATTCTGATCAAGGGAGCTGTCCCCGGTGAGCTCGTTGAAGTGAATATTGACGAAAAGAAACGCGACTACATGCTCGCCACGGTCACCCAGGTATTAGAGCCGTCCGAGTTCAGGGTCGAACCGAAATGCCCTGTCTTCGGGATCTGCGGCGGATGTCATCTGCAGTTCATAGCCTATGAAAAGCAGGTGAGCATGAAGGAGGAGGTCCTTGTTGATTCCCTGACAAGACTTGGCGGCATCGATGTTCAGCTTTCTCCTTCCCTGACGGATGCTCAGTGGCATTACCGCCACAGAGCCCAGTTCAAGATCTCAAAGGAGGGAACCATCGGTTTCTTCAGGGAGTCTTCGAGGGATGTGGTGCTCTTTGAGTCCTGCCCGCTTATGATCGACCGTATCAACGAGCTGCTTAAGCGCATCAAGGAAAAAGACCTTGCCTCCGGTCTCAAAGAGATCCACCTGTCGATAGGGGATTCTGCAGCTGCGCTGCTTAAGGGTGATGCCGCAGATTCAGGGCGGAACGAGGCATTCAGGGAAATAGGGATATCGTCCGTTGCGGTGAACGATACTCTCATCGAAGGTTCAGGCACCGTCATGTTCGATCTGAACGGCATGAAATATACGGTCTCTCCGTGGACTTTTTTTCAGGCGCATTGGGGTCTTAACCTGAAGGTCGCGGAGTTTGTTGCCGGACTGGCTGCTCCCCTGGAAGGGAAAAAGGTGCTCGACCTGTATGCCGGTGCAGGGAACTTTTCGCTGCCTGTTGCCCGGTACGCAGCAGAGGTTGTGCTTGTTGAGGAAAATCCCTTTGCTGTTGAGGACGGAACGAGGAACCTGAAACTCAACGGGTTGAAGAACTGCAAGTTTGTCAGATCGACTGCAGAAAAATACCGCATCCAGAAGACCTTTGATACGATAATCCTTGATCCTCCCCGCCCCGGCCTGACATCGGAGGTTGTAAAAAAGGTCCTTGAGATGCCGTCTGATACTATCGTCTATATCTCATGCAATCCCTCGACACTGGCCAGGGACCTGAAGAAGCTGAAAGTCGCCTATGATGTTCAGTCCGTGCAGATGATCGATTTTTTCCCGAACACGTTTCATATAGAGGCTGCTGCACTGCTGAGACGCAAATGAGATAACCCAAGCAGGCGTCATGACGAACTGAAGGAATTCAGCGGAACGAAATAATGACAGAACCATCCGGGATGAATGATATCAGGGAGGTAGTGATCTCCCCTAATGAGCTTTCGGCGAGGGCACATAAGGAGCTCTATGCATTTCAGGACGCACGCTATATCATGAGCGGAGCTGATCTCCTTGCATCGATCCTTTCGACTGCTGAACAGGGTGCTGACCGCCTGCATATTTCGGTTGATTGGGAGAACCTGCTTAAAATAGCGCTCTGGTCTTCTGCACGGCCCCTGCTTTTTGACGTCATACATCTGCTGAAGAA comes from the Nitrospirota bacterium genome and includes:
- a CDS encoding class I SAM-dependent RNA methyltransferase; this translates as MILRPSLPAYGGYSLARDEKVILIKGAVPGELVEVNIDEKKRDYMLATVTQVLEPSEFRVEPKCPVFGICGGCHLQFIAYEKQVSMKEEVLVDSLTRLGGIDVQLSPSLTDAQWHYRHRAQFKISKEGTIGFFRESSRDVVLFESCPLMIDRINELLKRIKEKDLASGLKEIHLSIGDSAAALLKGDAADSGRNEAFREIGISSVAVNDTLIEGSGTVMFDLNGMKYTVSPWTFFQAHWGLNLKVAEFVAGLAAPLEGKKVLDLYAGAGNFSLPVARYAAEVVLVEENPFAVEDGTRNLKLNGLKNCKFVRSTAEKYRIQKTFDTIILDPPRPGLTSEVVKKVLEMPSDTIVYISCNPSTLARDLKKLKVAYDVQSVQMIDFFPNTFHIEAAALLRRK
- the glgA gene encoding glycogen synthase GlgA; translation: MNILIACSEAVPYAKTGGLADVTGALVREFRTRKHKASLILPLYASVREKFSLQKTGKTIRVPMGNFSLEGAIYTTGKSKVPEAYFIECNQLFDRPELYGTAYGEYGDNAVRFIFFCRAVFETCIALDIRPDIIHCNDWQTGLIPLYLRSLYAHHRQFSSTATLFTVHNLGYQGNFEAANLAFTGLGWDYFVPERLEFYGTLSLMKAGLLYADLLNTVSETYSREILGPEHGSSMDGLLLKRRQDLFGVINGIDDQEWDPQQDALLPSPYSVKDLKGKAVCRERLIGLVGFKNRRAPIVSIVSRLSFQKGLDIVIQAVDELVRLGANLLVLGRGEEIYQSALAAKAEEHRGKVYLKIGFEEAFAHLIYAGSDFFLMPSRYEPCGIGQLIAMKYGTIPIVRKTGGLADTVDDYDHLAGRGTGFLFEEYASRALLEASKRAFCVYADKKRMQELIRRAMEENFSWEKAAEAYLDLYRRAGEKRPA
- the galT gene encoding galactose-1-phosphate uridylyltransferase; the encoded protein is MPELRKDPIVGRWVIISIERGKRPTDFLSASQRKKGGFCPFCPGNEYTTPPEIMAFRPPGSPANSPDWTLRVMPNKFPALQIYGDLNKSGEGIFDKMNGVGAHEVIVESPDHSHSLATMSQKAVEDVLWAAFLRLSDLKKDQRFKYGLVFKNEGEVAGASLEHTHTQLIALPIVPKLVKEELDAARQHYEFKERCIFCDVISQELSDGKRVIYENAKYVALAPFAPRAPFETWILPKRHESTFSPADKNYGDLAEILQRILRQMDRILDAPPYNFVIHTSPFYDEVNDYYHWHIELVPKLTKIAGFEWGSGFYINPTPPEESAKFMREARI
- a CDS encoding response regulator — translated: MKILIVDDDLSILRLYQEELEEEGYQIVTAATGKEGLAKFEAEEFDLVTLDIHLPDIDGIKLLRQMKEKKPRMPIIMSTAYDYRDDFSVWASEAYLVKSADLTEMKATIKKLAGKE
- a CDS encoding Rho termination factor N-terminal domain-containing protein, translated to MTLKDVKEKAQDHGIKTGRMKKDEIIRAIQRAEGNFDCFGSAGAGHCTQQECLWRKDCLNC
- a CDS encoding PAS domain S-box protein, which encodes MTLRTRITVMLSVFLVAIAILGFGTILIFESLSRHLGTLRMVSAESKMISDLDRNIADFVEDVRDWGLTGEVRFKRQFANRLADVYKDFGTLSVQAEHQEEILKLSDKFYEVLSHAIIIIDKREPVGDPEVAVLIRKMETLTLEIVSGIDMIQEATVKAVVDVAQTGEKTKRRMIIYHFTLIGLVSVIAFILIISIRKAIASPFNELLKATAKISAGDLSYRIRMDRSDEFGVVAARFDDMVSDLESSSTKLGRKLNETELLLDVARIAGATLERKTVFAQMAQMLAVKLNYGTCSIYMLSPEQKVFYREASNDPGDGIHELRISLGNRLVQQILASHEPFTIRSLSELLADDSHAGTDESGLVIPITRDENCIGLLVIMNRKEHVFSDDEINTLRIVSLSIGSVMRNAELYDAAKVQILKMTVLFDISRAITSLLDSDRLLRKITEEMSRLVSSRGCIIRLLEGGKLKIRSSYGLQKELEPQLELALGEGIAGWVAEHNEAMLVEDAKNISVNMKIPGIDIKTAICVPLKVGSTVIGTLSLYDKVDSEGRQIPFTADDLNTVEGFASIASIAIEKARIFENEIERQKHVLEEKKRLNILFDSVQGGIITLDRDFTVTSANRFVEEWIGLSGDDLVGKDSQQIFHDKIGICPHCAAKATFETGEINTITQSRNVNYAELTAYPIRNEAGEVGECVVFIMDITERILYQEETLSLYREVIQTKEYLESIIDNSADAIVTSDLAGLVTSWNVGAERTFGFSGQEVMGKFLPFVPDFMVEKEKDHIEKLKQGEVLKDIETLRKRKDGAVIEVSLTLSPIKDAAGEVIGICGISRDISEKKRVEKELIRRNQEMSRLFFISTAMRSTLELDKLLRMVLTAVTMSDGMGFNRAILFLVDDQKNVIKGVMGVGPATPEEAWKVWDDLSLKHKTLDEIMQDIIASPVRRDSFLERLSLGIELSLEENTILTRSVKDKLPFNVLDVKQEALADPVLIQQLGTQAYAVVPLISRDKVIGLIWVDNYFNRKAVTNEDMQFLASFSNQIASAIESARLYEQMTLAEQQLENIFESMSDMVYFNSNDYVIKRVNKAVMNRLGLPAEQILGRKCYELFHGTNEPLGKCPHHKTVNTMKAYVEELDEPHLGGTFLTSSSPIFDTSGEFIGSVHVVRDISELKQLQKKVGMSEKMAALGEVAARVAHEIRNPLVSVGGFAKRLEKKLDGNLKEYAGIIVKEVSRLEGILREILGYVKEVRLAREQVNMNDIVEEIVRLMQSDINERGIVLQKEYQPVPDVFVDPDRTKEAIVNIINNAIQALQGTGTISVKTYAEADDVVLEVRDTGRGIPAADMNSIFNPFFTTKASGTGLGLAITHKIIQEHNGRIEVESEVDHGTVFRVYIPTKEAEA